The segment GTCCTATTACGATCTTCCATTTAATGTTGGGTGATTTGTTGCTGAGGAGTTTCTCCATCCAACGTTTTTGCTTTGTGGTATCCTGCCCTTTTACATGCGGACCATACTCTGCATTTTGATAAAACTCAGGGATCAACGGATTCGTATCGATAAATACAAGCAATACCTGTTGTGTAGTATCACCATTGATTGAAAATGTTTTGCTGTAATACCGTGCAGGCAATTTCCATCGTCTGCTGATGGAAGAATATTTTACCTGCGCATCAGGGTTGCTTTTGTAATCATGATTGCCGAGTACCGGGTACCAATCCCATTGTAAACGGAAATCAGTATAAATATCTTCAAAGGAATATTTCCACAAAGGATCCCACTCACTGATAACACCGCTCGGATAAAAGTTATCGCCTGTTGCAATGGTAAACTGAGAACCAATTTCGTTGGCAGTAATGCCCATTTGCTTTGCAACCTGCAGTTGATGATCGGCACCGTTACGACCCCAATCGCCCATAGCAATAAAGTGCAATGCCTTTTCTTTTTTGATCAGCTTTGCATCTATGGCAGGTAAAGCAGATGAATCTTTTACCAATACCTGTGCCTGCAGAACATGACAGCACAAAACAAAGACAAAAAATAAAATTGATTTTCGAAGTGGCGATTGCATGTTATAAATATAAGTGATAGAAAAATCCCGGGGCTTGACAACCCCGGGGTGATTAACTATTGATTATAAACCTAACTGCTGAGAAGCATTAATTTGGATAACCCGGGTTTTGCGTAAGCTTTGGATTTGTGTTCATTGCCGCAGTTGGAATCGGGAAAATACGGCGATACGTATCGGTATTGGTTTTGAAACCATAAATGGTTTCATACTTACCAAAGCGTATCATATCATTTCTGCGCCAGCACTCCCATGTAAATTCACGTGCACGTTCTGCATATAAATCATCTAGTGTTACTGCAGTCCATGCAGGCGAAGTGCTGCGGTTGCTGCGTACCATATTTACAAGTGAAAGAGCAGTGTGACCGCTTGTTGCTGTACCACCACGTAAAATTGCTTCTGCCTTCATTAACAGAATGTCTGAATAACGGAAGATCGGTGCATCGTTACTTTGGTTACGGCTTGATGAATTTGCATCGGGATAGAACTTAATATTACGGATACCCATGTTCCATGCAATTTCATCATTACCCATATCCAAGGAAGCCGCATTCAAACGAGTAGAAAATACAGAATCGATGTACAAGTGATAAGTCATAGCAGTTGCGCCATCGGAACCGGTATAGAA is part of the Lacibacter sediminis genome and harbors:
- a CDS encoding metallophosphoesterase → MQSPLRKSILFFVFVLCCHVLQAQVLVKDSSALPAIDAKLIKKEKALHFIAMGDWGRNGADHQLQVAKQMGITANEIGSQFTIATGDNFYPSGVISEWDPLWKYSFEDIYTDFRLQWDWYPVLGNHDYKSNPDAQVKYSSISRRWKLPARYYSKTFSINGDTTQQVLLVFIDTNPLIPEFYQNAEYGPHVKGQDTTKQKRWMEKLLSNKSPNIKWKIVIGHHPMYTGGSRTEGYDTKAIRNSLKPMFDQYKVDVYLAGHEHSLQHMQSAGNMHHIISGAASEKTPARLIENSLLSASEYGFFVFSVTGNELLMQAVNDAGKIIYNYTIKK